Genomic window (Granulicella arctica):
GGGTCGTTGTGGGATCCATCGGATCGCCGGGTCTTAAAGCTCCCAGCGCCGCTTTGAATTTTGCCAAAAAACAATCGGCTAGCGGCTCTAGGACGATGAAGCGTTTTGCTGCGACACAGCACTGGCCGGTGTTGTTCATTCTGCCCCAGACGGCCCATTCTACTGTCTTATCAAGCTCTGCATCATCGAGTACAATAAAGGCATCGCTCCCACCCAGTTCCATTGTCGACTTCTTGAGATTCTTTCCGGCTTGTGCAGCCACCACTGAGCCCGCGCGTTCACTGCCCGTCAACGCAACGCCCTTAATTCGTGGATCCTCCACAAGCTTGTCCGCCTGCTCGTCGGACAGGAACAAGTTGGTGTATGCACCTTCCGGAAGGCCAGCTTCGTGAAATAGCGCGACAAAAGCCAGCGCGCACTGCGGTACGGATGGAGCATGCTTGACCATCACGACGTTGCCGACCATAAGGTTAGGCGCTACAAAGCGTGCGAGCTGGTAGTACGGGAAGTTCCAAGGCTCAACACCAAAAAGCACACCTAATGCGGTGTTGACTACAGTCGCTTTCCCAGCAGAGCGTGGAAGTGTTTGTGGAGCCAGGAATGCCTCAGCGTGATCCGCATAATAGTCGATAATGTCCGCGCTGAGGGCGACCTCACCTCGGCTTTCGGAGATCAGCTTGCCCATCTCCAGCGTGATAAGGCCCGCGAACTCTTCCGAACGCGTTCGGAGTAGCTGAGCAGCTTGCTTCAATACGCCGGTTCGGTCAGCAAAGCTGGTTTGCTTCCACGCACCAAAGCAGGCATCTGCCGCTGCGACAGCTTGTTCGATCTGTGCATCTGTGTGTTGAGCAAAATCCTTCACGACATCGCCTGTGTACGGATTCAGAGACTGATAAGACATGGCTTCCCCATTTCAACGAACATACCGAGCTTGAGCCAAGAGCACCTACAATACTGTGCAATAAGGCACTACCGGGCGGAGCTGACGTCCATTCCGATTCAAGCCAGATTTACGCTCCTAGGGCTCCTGTGATGAGAGCCCGTCATACCCTGGTATGTCATTGAGTGCATCCCTTCTTGATCTGCAACGCTGGGTCGTGTCTTCATAAACATGTTCTAGAACGAACAGAGGGAGCGCCCAGCATAGGGCTTTCACTTCTTCCCAGACATATCCACGTTCCTCTCTAACCGGCAGGAAAGCATTTGTCAGAGCGGTTTTGCAAAGCGACTGAGTGTGAGGAAGTCTCCTCCCTGTCTTCGGCCCAGTGGGCCTTCGCCACCCACCTCTGCGGGCCTGTTCGTGCCCGCAACGCCGACCCTAAAACTTCTTTTGCGCTTTGCGCCCTGCTAGGAAACCAAACCTGCTGATGGCGCTGCCCTGGCGCGTGCAAGGGGTTTCCCGCAGTCTTCCGCGCTGCGCTTGTCCTTTCCACTCGGCTTCACTCCGTTCCCAGGATGGGAGATACCCCTCCCCTTCTACCGTTACGCCCCATGCACCATGGCATCGTTATCCCCCCGGAGACTGGAACGATTCTTTGGAGCGTTGGCGGGTAGCGCTGTTGCCGAAGACTGGGCGAAGAACTGACAGGAGACTTGGGATTCGAGGCGCGGTGGGGTGAAACCGGAGACATCAGCGCACACAGTGGAAGTTTCAACGGGCCCATGAGCACTCAGGACATGAAGGTTCGTGCTGAGAAGGCAACGGTACGTGATTTGCCGCCGACTGAAGTAGGTCAACTCCAATAGAAAACGATCCCGACCTGAGTGATCCCAACACTTTAGGGTACTTACGAATAGTTGAACGGTCGCACGAAGCGGCTCTTCCAAAAGTAGGCGAGGATGATTGTGCTCGCGATTGCGGCGTAAGCGCACCAAAGCGAGGTAAACGCGTATCGCTTAATAGCCATGACGCCGAGCAGAATGAGGACGTTTGCAATTCCGAATATGACCAGGTCGCGCACCTTAGAGAAAAGTAATGAGCCGCAGGTCGCGATAACGTACAGGACGGCAAGAGTGGTGTAGTACGTACCCTGATTTTGATAGACGATGCTGTTGCCACGGATATAGATGGAAAGCGGGAACGTCATGAGGGCCCACAACATGTACAGGCTCGTCCCTGCCCCAAGGATTGTGAACGGCAACATGCGACGCCTGCTTTTGGGGCTGGACTCGAAAAGCATCACGCTAAGAGGCATCAAGAAGGGCAGCAGCCCTTGCGCGTAGAGGACATAGGCTTCGCCCGCTTTGTGAGTGACCGCCGAGGAGAAATCACCATTCAGGCCCAGCCAGACAAATCCTTCGATGAATTGATGGGCAGCGAACATAGTGGGTAGAGCCGCGAAGAGAAGCTCACGGCGATGCCTGACTTTCGTAAAAGTGACGACACCGATCACCCCGAGAAGCCCGCTGCCTACGAAGTTCGCCGTAGCTGAAAAGCACATAAGTCCGATCATACCCGTGCAAACTTGAAGAGGCGTGGTGCTGGCTATGCACAATCGGAGCCTTTCTCTTCATGTCTGCGGGCAACAAGCATAAGCTCGATATCGGTTGGTATGTTTGAGCTTCGGCTTAGTGGGCCGTCGCCACGTAGTCAATGATGTCCGCGCTGAGGGCAACTCCCCGTGGCTTTCGAAGATAAGCTTGCCTCTCTCCAGCGTAGTAGGCTCGCAAACTTTTCCGAACGCATTCGGAGTAGACGAGCCGCTTGCTTCAACAAGCCGGTTCGAGCAGCAAAGTTGCTTTGCTTTCACGCACCAGAACAGGCATCTGCCATGGATACAGCTCCGATCTGTACATCTGTGCGTTGAGCAAAATCGTTGACGACCCGCCTTTGTACGTATTTAGGGATTGCTAAGGCGTGGCTTCCGCACTTCAACGAACACAGCGAGCTTGGGCCAAGAGCACTTAGAAGACTGTGCAAAAAACACTGCCTAGCGTGCCCGACCT
Coding sequences:
- a CDS encoding NAD-dependent succinate-semialdehyde dehydrogenase, with the translated sequence MSYQSLNPYTGDVVKDFAQHTDAQIEQAVAAADACFGAWKQTSFADRTGVLKQAAQLLRTRSEEFAGLITLEMGKLISESRGEVALSADIIDYYADHAEAFLAPQTLPRSAGKATVVNTALGVLFGVEPWNFPYYQLARFVAPNLMVGNVVMVKHAPSVPQCALAFVALFHEAGLPEGAYTNLFLSDEQADKLVEDPRIKGVALTGSERAGSVVAAQAGKNLKKSTMELGGSDAFIVLDDAELDKTVEWAVWGRMNNTGQCCVAAKRFIVLEPLADCFLAKFKAALGALRPGDPMDPTTTLGPLCSEKALLNLLDQVSRSVKAGARIVLGGHRLDRKGSFMEPSILTDIEPGTPAYVEEFFGPVALFFRVPDEAAAIALANDSKYGLGGSVFTADLERGERVAAAIETGMVFVNHPTWTAPDLPFGGIKNSGYGRELSSLGIQEFVNKKLICVVPIDAAA
- a CDS encoding DUF6629 family protein, giving the protein MCFSATANFVGSGLLGVIGVVTFTKVRHRRELLFAALPTMFAAHQFIEGFVWLGLNGDFSSAVTHKAGEAYVLYAQGLLPFLMPLSVMLFESSPKSRRRMLPFTILGAGTSLYMLWALMTFPLSIYIRGNSIVYQNQGTYYTTLAVLYVIATCGSLLFSKVRDLVIFGIANVLILLGVMAIKRYAFTSLWCAYAAIASTIILAYFWKSRFVRPFNYS